In the genome of Oenanthe melanoleuca isolate GR-GAL-2019-014 chromosome 21, OMel1.0, whole genome shotgun sequence, one region contains:
- the RNF186 gene encoding E3 ubiquitin-protein ligase RNF186 gives MEKLTGKPNKENRSSAAGALQAEADSPAPAAGGAAEMSRAGSITQNSKHKKTVGFTEECTEEMERPSGTERDSPAASEPAVLQQDSPNSRPLAVPMSTNSPEMSMLELNPQCSDTATLDMDCMICFNKYSIYRVPKLLDCQHTFCAVCLKLILRKEENTWIITCPLCRKPTLVSGGLIRTLQDKEDVLERLESLDSNPEVYVCAVGLDGNSWTQSSQDILITEENSPAHTSLAVQRLVLLLLLGVILAMLILPFMYSGRVKWVICLLLTLGLLMSLMLCCTPKFHCRCKKDSPASCDKEIQVVTVA, from the coding sequence ATGGAGAAACTCACTGGCAAGCCAAACAAGGAAAACAGATCGtcagctgctggagcactgcaggctgaggCAGACAGTCCTGCACCCGcggctggaggtgctgcagaaatgagcagagcaggatccaTAACACAGAACTCAAAACACAAGAAGACAGTGGGATTCACTGAAGAGTGTACTGAAGAAATGGAGAGACCTTCAGGAACAGAGAGAGacagtcctgctgcttctgAACCAGCAGTTTTGCAACAAGACTCTCCAAACTCAAGGCCACTTGCTGTGCCAATGAGCACAAACTCTCCCGAAATGAGCATGTTGGAACTGAACCCCCAGTGCTCAGACACAGCCACTCTGGATATGGACTGCATGATCTGCTTCAACAAGTACAGCATCTACAGAGTCCCAAAGCTCCTGGACTGCCAGCACACCTTCTGCGCCGTCTGCCTCAAGCTGATCCTCAGGAAAGAGGAGAACACCTGGATAATCACCTGCCCTCTTTGCAGAAAGCCCACCTTGGTGTCAGGGGGGCTCATCCGCACGCTCCAGGATAAAGAGGACGTCCTGGAGCGCTTGGAGAGCCTCGATTCAAACCCTGAGGTGTACGTCTGTGCCGTGGGGCTGGATGGCAACAGCTGGACTCAGAGCAGCCAAGACATTTTAATCACAGAGGAaaacagcccagcacacaccagcctggctgtgcagagactcgtgctgctcctgctgcttgggGTGATCCTCGCCATGCTCATCCTCCCATTTATGTACTCCGGGAGAGTGAAGTGGGTAATTTGTCTCCTGCTTACTTTGGGGTTGCTCATGTCTCTGATGCTTTGCTGCACTCCTAAATTTCACTGCAGGTGCAAGAAGGACTCCCCTGCCTCCTGTGACAAGGAGATCCAGGTTGTTACTGTTGCCTGA
- the OTUD3 gene encoding OTU domain-containing protein 3 codes for MSRKQAARARPAARKGRRPRHPPAAPAPAPGHGGGLAGQLRALGLQLREVPGDGNCLFRALGDQLEGHSRNHLQHRQDTVEFMVRQRGDFEPFVEDDVPFDKHVANLAKPGTFAGNDAIVAFARNNQINVVIHQFNAPLWQIRGTDRSDARELHIAYRHGEHYDSVRSSGDDSETPACLRMEMLCKKDSNKAEKVKPQKGDSEDETEVEEEDAVQKVCNATGCSDTDLVSHILEVEDYNVESAIFAILQMKEGEGIGTEEQQEPLGREQKSCSRTLWEENGTGSRIFGNQSLHQGEAEKAKGRAGSREENRGSRSSKVAKKQRKKQQWLEKKKQQEERHRQKVLGSRRDSADTRTDTDPAKQVTLVKAMAALNI; via the exons ATGTCCCGCAAACAGGCGGCCAGGGCCCGGCCCGCCGCCAGGAAGGGCCGCCGGCCCCGCCATCCCCCCGccgcaccggcaccggcaccgggacacGGCGGCGGCCTCGCCGGGCAGCTCCGCGCCCTCGGCCTCCAGCTGCGGGAGGTGCCGGGAGATGG GAACTGCCTGTTCCGTGCCCTGGGGGACCAGCTGGAGGGGCACTCCCGGAACCACCTGCAGCACCGGCAGGACACCGTGGAGTTCATGGTCAGGCAGCGCGGGGACTTCGAGCCCTTCGTGGAGGATGATGTGCCCTTTGACAAACACG ttGCCAATTTGGCCAAGCCTGGTACTTTTGCTGGCAATGATGCTATCGTGGCCTTTGCAAGGAACAATCAAATTAATGTTGTTATTCATCAGTTCAACGCTCCACTGTGGCAG ATCCGGGGCACGGACAGGAGCGATGCCAGGGAGCTGCACATCGCCTACAGGCACGGGGAGCACTACGACAGCGTCAGGAGCAGCGGCGACGACTCGGAAACGCCCGCCTGCCTTCGCATGGAG ATGCTTTGCAAGAAGGATTCAAATAAGGCAGAGAAAGTGAAGCCACAGAAGGGTGACTCTGAAGATGAGACTGAAGTGGAGGAGGAAGATGCTGTACAAAAAGTGTGCAATGCTACTGGGTGTTCA GACACAGATTTAGTAAGCCACATTCTGGAAGTGGAGGACTACAATGTGGAATCTGCAATATTTGCCATCCTGCAGatgaaggaaggggaaggaataG GtactgaggagcagcaggagcccctgggcagggagcagaaatcctgcagcaggacactgtggGAAGAGAATGGAACTGGTTCCAGAATCTTTGGAAATCAGAGCTTGCATCAAGGTGAAGCAGAAAAGGCCAAGGGACGAGCTGGATCCAGGGAAGAGAACcgaggcagcaggagctcaaaG GTAGCcaagaaacaaaggaagaagcagcagtggctggagaagaagaagcagcaggaggagaggcaCCGACAGAAggtcctgggcagcaggagggacagtgCAGACACCAGGACAGACACAGACCCAGCCAAGCAGGTCACCCTGGTGAAGGCCATGGCAGCCCTGAACATATGA
- the LOC130261662 gene encoding phospholipase A2, membrane associated-like: MKVLLVLTMLFACSVFTAHGKHPRAFTPGLEGSTVGNLTAHGCYSGLGTSRASVDRCCVLRACCFAKLAARRCRLGPAQPLAGIPTCRSGTWCQRGACRCERAARLCRAQLRRAQLRRRARCRGRAGRC, translated from the exons ATGAAGGTCCTGCTGGTGCTGACGATGCTGTTTGCCTGCA GTGTGTTCACAGCTCACGGGAAGCACCCACGCGCGTTCACACCAGGACTCGAGGGAAGCACCGTAGGAAACCTGACTGCCCATGGATGCTACTCGGGATTGGGCACCTCGAGGGCTTCAGTGGATCG GTGCTGCGTGCTCCGAGCCTGCTGCTTTGCCAAGCTGGCAGCGCGGCGCTGCCGCCTGGGACCCGCGCAGCCCCTCGCTGGGATCCCCACCTGCA GGTCGGGCACGTGGTGCCAGCGAGGCGCCTGCAGGTGCGAGAGGGCGGCGCGGCTGTGCCGGGCTCAGCTCCGCCGGGCTCAGCTCCGCCGCCGCGCCCGCTGCCGGGGACGGGCCGGGCGCTGCTGA
- the LOC130261732 gene encoding phospholipase A2, membrane associated-like — translation MNSLLGLSVLLVWGLSPAHGNLLQLHQMISKVTGKSALLYYGFYGCYCGLGGKGQPKDATDRCCQLHDTCYQSLQKYHCDAKTRIYHYSCHHSRLSCRSGSRCSYLSCECDRSLAVCLRRNLSSYSKHLQFYPNKLC, via the exons ATGAACTCTCTCCTCggcctctctgtgctgcttgtGTGGG GCTTGTCCCCAGCCCATGGGaatctcctgcagctgcaccagaTGATCTCAAAGGTGACAGGGAAAAGTGCTCTCCTGTATTACGGCTTCTACGGCTGCTACTGCGGCCTGGGGGGCAAGGGGCAGCCCAAGGATGCCACAGACAG ATGTTGCCAGCTGCACGATACTTGCTACCAAAGCCTCCAGAAGTATCACTGCGATGCCAAGACACGGATCTACCACTACAGCTGCCACCACAGCCGGCTGTCCTGCA GATCTGGCTCCCGGTGCTCCTACTTGTCCTGCGAGTGCGACCgcagcctggctgtgtgccTGAGGAGAAACCTCAGCAGCTACAGCAAACACCTCCAGTTCTACCCCAACAAActctgctga
- the LOC130261841 gene encoding phospholipase A2, membrane associated-like → MPGAGCGEGRGPSLPRTIRGVPAGLRPGGGSVLQLERLIRAATGRSALLSYGWYGCFCGIGGSGSAVDPTDRCCQAHDCCYRRLREGSCSPLLTPYSFTSSGGNITCSDEQSWCERETCLCDTAVASCFASTLHSYNNSYRFYFKLKCQGSKLQC, encoded by the exons ATGCCCGGAGCAGGGTGCGGGGAAGGGCGCGGGCCCAGCCTGCCCCGCACGATCCGCGGTGTCCCCGCAGGGCTGCGCCCCGGCGGCGGCAGCGTGCTGCAGCTGGAGCGGCTGATCCGCGCGGCCACGGGCCGGAGCGCGCTGCTCTCCTACGGCTGGTACGGCTGCTTCTGCGGCATCGGCGGCTCCGGGAGCGCCGTGGACCCCACCGACCG GTGCTGCCAAGCCCACGACTGCTGCTAcaggaggctgagggagggcagctgcagccccctgcTCACCCCGTACAGCTTCACCTCCAGCGGTGGGAACATCACCTGCA GCgatgagcagagctggtgcGAGAGGGAGACCTGCCTGTGCGACACCGCGGTGGCCTCGTGCTTCGCCAGCACCCTGCACTCCTACAACAATTCCTACCGCTTCTACTTCAAGCTCAAATGCCAAGGAAGCAAGCTCCAGTGCTGA
- the UBXN10 gene encoding UBX domain-containing protein 10 has product MATAAFGDSAPAQLCFPLGTAALPWASTVTMHVSRPKSAKGQRPSLSHRQAMEACPCHVPSSPLAASPRELLHSQRAALTKPAFPPAQVSREKIPKLLQQVPLRSPSSSLNKYRVLPSIVGRAAGSEGQQQAPKAKAVSGGQGSASTLSGSDIATEESSQVHCAPGQGGRQEGLEEPLVLLAVRSPSGQRFEHHFKPSDSLQTVLAVAGQKLLANYQHCRVETMEVPRRSFCDLSKSLQECGILARSVLCIRRDEHDADL; this is encoded by the coding sequence ATGGCCACAGCAGCTTTTGGGGActcagcaccagctcagctctgcttccctctgggcacagctgctctgccctgggccagcactGTCACCATGCACGTCTCCAGGCCCAAATCTGCCAAGGGACAGAGGCCAAGCCTGAGCCACCGTCAGGCCATGGAAGCCTGTCCGTGCCACGTGCCATCCTCCCCACTGGCAGCCTCTCCTCGGGAATTACTGCAcagccagagagcagcactcACCAAACCGGCCTtcccacctgcccaggtgtcTCGAGAGAAAATCCCAAAGCTCCTGCAGCAAGTGCCCTTGAGGagcccctcctcctccctgaaCAAGTACCGGGTGCTGCCCTCCATCGTCGGCAGGGCCGCGGGGAGcgaggggcagcagcaggctccCAAAGCCAAGGCTGTCTCTGGAGGACAGGGATCTGCCAGCACATTGTCAGGAAGTGACATTGCCACTGAAGAGAGCTCACAGGTGCACTGTGCCCCCGGGCAggggggaaggcaggagggcCTGGAGGAGCCGCTCGTGCTGCTCGCTGTCCGATCTCCCTCTGGGCAGAGGTTTGAGCACCACTTCAAGCCCTCTGACAGTCTCCAGACAGTCCTTGCCGTGGCAGGACAGAAACTGTTGGCCAACTACCAACACTGCAGGGTTGAAACCATGGAGGTTCCCCGGAGGAGCTTCTGTGACCTCTCCAAGTCCCTTCAGGAGTGCGGGATCCTGGCCAGGTCCGTGCTGTGCATCCGACGGGACGAGCACGATGCAGATCTTTag
- the LOC130261622 gene encoding ATP-dependent RNA helicase DDX19B — protein sequence MATDSWALAVDEQEAAAESLSTLHLKDEKTKPDANGAVVKADDNVEKTEDEEKEDRAAQSLLNKLIRSNLVDTTNQVEVLQRDPTSPLYSVKSFEELRLKPQLLQGVYAMGFNRPSKIQENALPMMLAEPPQNLIAQSQSGTGKTAAFVLAMLSRVEPGNKYPQCLCLSPTYELALQTGKVIEQMGNFYPELKLAYAVRGNKLERGQKISEQIVIGTPGTVLDWCSKLKFIDPKKIKVFVLDEADVMIATQGHQDQSIRIQRMLPRDCQMLLFSATFEDSVWKFAQKVVPDPNIIKLKREEETLDTIKQYYVLCSNRDEKFRALCNIYGAITIAQAMIFCHTRKTAGWLAAELSREGHQVALLSGEMMVEQRAAVIERFREGKEKVLVTTNVCARGIDVEQVSVVINFDLPVDKDGNPDNETYLHRIGRTGRFGKRGLAINMVDSKHSMNILNRIQEHFNKKINKLDTDDLDEIEKINN from the exons GTGCTGTTGTCAAGGCAGATGACAATGTGGAGAAGACGGAGGATGAGGAGAAGG AGGACAGAGctgcccagtccctgctgaACAAGCTGATCCGCAGTAACCTGGTGGACACCACAAATCAGgtggaggtgctgcagagggacCCCACATCCCCCCTCTACTCTGTCAAGTCTTTCGAGGAGCTGCGCCT gaaaccacagctcctgcaaggAGTCTATGCCATGGGCTTCAACAGACCATCTAAGATCCAAGAGAATGCCCTGCCCATGATGCTCGCTGAACC cccgcAGAACCTGATCGCGCAGTCGCAGTCCGGTACTGGCAAGACAGCTGCCTTCGTCCTGGCCATGCTCAGCAGGGTTGAGCCTGGCAACAAGTATCCACAG TGTTTGTGCCTTTCCCCAACATACGAGCTGGCACTTCAAACAGGAAAAGTGATTGAACAGATGGGAAACTTCTACCCAGAGCTGAAACTTGCATACGCTGTTCGAGGCAACAAAC TGGAGAGAGGGCAGAAGATCTCGGAGCAGATCGTCATTGGCACACCCGGCACCGTGCTGGACTGGTGCTCCAAGCTGAAGTTCATAGATCCCAAGAAGATCAAGGTGTTTGTGTTGGATGAGGCAGATGTGATGATTGCCACCCAGGGCCACCAGGACCAGAGTATCCGCATTCAGAG aATGCTCCCCAGGGACTGCCAGATGCTCCTGTTTTCAGCCACTTTCGAGGATTCTGTGTGGAAGTTTGCTCAAAAAGTTGTTCCTGACCCAAACATCATCAAGCTGAAGCGTGAGGAGGAGACCCTGGACACCATCAAGCAGTATTATGTGCTGTGCAGTAACAGAGATGAGAAGTTCCGGGCTCTCTGTAACATCTACGGCGCCATCACCATCGCCCAGGCCATGATCTTCTGCCAT ACCCGGAAGACGGCGGGGTGGCTGGCGGCGGAGCTGTCCCGCGAGGGCCATCAGGTGGCGCTGCTGAGCGGGGAGATGATGGTGGAGCAGAGAGCTGCCGTGATCGAGCGCTTCCGAGAGGGCAAGGAGAAGGTGCTGGTGACCACCAACGTCTGTGCCAGAG GGATTGATGTAGAGCAGGTCTCTGTTGTTATCAATTTTGACCTGCCCGTGGATAAGGATGGAAATCCAGACAATGAGACCTACCTGCACCGGATCGGCCGCACCGGCCGCTTCGGCAAGCGAGGGCTGGCCATTAACATGGTGGACAGCAAGCACAGCATGAACATTCTCAACAGAATCCAGGAACATTTCA aCAAAAAGATAAACAAATTGGATACTGACGACTTGGATGAAATTGAGAAGATAAATAACTGA